In Rosa rugosa chromosome 4, drRosRugo1.1, whole genome shotgun sequence, the genomic stretch AAAATTTTCGTGTCCACAACTGAACAGAATTGTGATCGATGCAACGGACATATCACGTACCAAGACCGCCTTACTAAAAACTTTATCCGAATCATAATTTAGAGAAAAATATGATCTTactataataattttttttttttttgatataatGTTGATATTATAAGTTCACAAcctttcttttattctttgaaAAATAAGAATCGCGCAATAGAGAATGTGTGACACGATACAAGTTATGAATGCGGATAAAGATTTCACATCGAAAGTACAAAAGTTCATAATACATAAGTGTTGATGCCCAATACTAATAGCATGAGACTTTTTGAAATGAAATAGCAACACACACTAAAACTAAGACGGTAACTTTCAGATGAAATTACCTCAACAACATTGCGATGTATATTTCGGATTTACATGTTTTACTTATTCAATGGTATACATTCATGTTGCATTTGCAGAAGAGAACAAGATACAAGTCTATAAAAATGTGAACATAATCAAGCGACTAGACATTTCTTTGAAGACAAAAATGGTCCATGTTTATGCTGGTGCAATTGAGACTCTTTCAATCTCAATAGTATACTCTAGCGTTGCAGAAGAAGGAACTTGCAGACCAGGGCCTAAATCTGCACCATTTTCTCCAAACCCCAAGTTTGGAGGAACTATTACTCTTCTTTTACCCCCAGCCTTCATTGATCTGAGCACATATTCTATCCCTTCACATAGTCCTTTGCTGTAAGGCCTAGACCCCATCACTAGAGCCAAAGGCCTCTTCTTGTCATTCTCAATTGTATTCACAAACACTTGCCCAGTGCCTGCTACCTCCCCCTTGAGCTCGATCACCACCAAGTCTCCTGGCCTCGGAGTTGCCCCGCCGCCAACTCTCAACTCGTAGTAGCTAACACACACAAAATGTAAGGTAAATTGGATGATGACTAAAGAATaacattttttgttttggtcaaAATTGAAGGAGATTATGCAGCTCAAATGTAGAAAAATATGATGTACCTTATGCCATTAGGTAACactacctcttcttctttctcaacatTTCTGCAAAACACATTGTATGGTTACTAGAAGTGTTACGTATAGGACTGTATGTAAAGTACCAAGGAAAAAGTTACTTGCATTACAATTAACATCATAACTCATAAAGTGATGATAGGATAGGAAACTAAGAACGGAATAACAGACCTTGAGTTAGCTTCTTGTTCAGAGACTTCAAGGCGGGTCTTAACCTGTTCGGAGACTACACCAACTGCGAGAAAGGTAGCCCAGGCGAGGCCAGCTCCAAGCCCGAACCGCCTGGTTAAGCTCGAAGCTATCCAATCTGTAGAGTCAGCCTTTGTCTTGGAGGGCTTTTGTTGCTCCACTTTTACTGAGACAGGCTTTTGCTGCTCAGATGATGAAGTTGTACTTTGAAGTGGTGTTGGAGGGTTTGGTTGTGAAGGAATAtttggcggaggaggaggaggaggtgtttGTGATGACGCAAAATGGTTTGGTCTTGTTAAGGTGTGGGagagaaatggtgaagaaccagAGAAGGCAGCCATTATAGGATATGATGATGGTGATAAAATCTTGATGAAGATACAATATTTCTTGAAACTTCAAATGGTATAGCTCTTTGGTCCCTACCTTATCCTTGTATGTGATGGAACTTCAAATGGTGGGTTGCCCTTTTTCGGTTTTTGTATGACCTGTTTGGCTGCATACAAAACTTTAAGAATTGATTGCCTTCAAAACAAGGTAAAACGTTTAACCATTAGCTAGCATGTGTTTTACTGGATTGCTTATGTCAAACTGTCAAGACTGCCTCTTTGGCCTTGTATTCAGTTCAGGCAACACTGTAGACACCGGAAACTCAAAACATTGATTACAACAATTGCCAATGAATTCTTTACAAACAAATGTACAACATTGCGAATGGCCGCAAGTGTTAAGAATACAGAAACAAAGAGGaaaccaaaaggaaagaaaatgaaaatgaaaattgagTGTGTATGTTAGGTCATGATCTTCGATCAGCAACTTTGCCTCCATCCATACTTTGGATTGGAAATGAGCCAATATTCCACGGAGGTGTAAATTTACTATTATGGCCAGCTGTGCCTTCTGTAACTCAGGATGGCCTTTGTGCAGTAGATCTAGGCACTGCAGA encodes the following:
- the LOC133746384 gene encoding peptidyl-prolyl cis-trans isomerase FKBP17-2, chloroplastic, with the translated sequence MAAFSGSSPFLSHTLTRPNHFASSQTPPPPPPPNIPSQPNPPTPLQSTTSSSEQQKPVSVKVEQQKPSKTKADSTDWIASSLTRRFGLGAGLAWATFLAVGVVSEQVKTRLEVSEQEANSRNVEKEEEVVLPNGISYYELRVGGGATPRPGDLVVIELKGEVAGTGQVFVNTIENDKKRPLALVMGSRPYSKGLCEGIEYVLRSMKAGGKRRVIVPPNLGFGENGADLGPGLQVPSSATLEYTIEIERVSIAPA